The following are encoded in a window of Roseimaritima ulvae genomic DNA:
- a CDS encoding thiol-disulfide oxidoreductase DCC family protein, whose protein sequence is MNQHLSAGHTVEVFYDGECPLCLREIKLLKWLDRKDHIQFTDIAAPEFNAEEYAKTPTQFMDEIHGRLPDGQWIIGVEVFRQLYSAVGFGPLIWPTRLPGISHALNFGYHVFAKNRLRLTGRCTGDTCNSSAPERFTS, encoded by the coding sequence ATGAACCAACACTTATCAGCCGGACACACGGTCGAAGTCTTCTACGACGGCGAGTGCCCCCTGTGCCTGCGTGAAATTAAGCTCCTGAAATGGCTCGATCGCAAAGACCACATTCAATTCACCGACATCGCAGCCCCAGAATTCAATGCGGAAGAATACGCTAAGACACCCACCCAGTTCATGGACGAAATCCACGGTCGACTTCCGGACGGCCAGTGGATCATCGGCGTCGAAGTTTTTCGCCAACTCTACTCCGCCGTTGGCTTCGGCCCACTCATCTGGCCAACCCGCCTGCCCGGCATCTCACACGCCCTAAATTTCGGCTACCACGTCTTCGCCAAGAACCGCCTCCGCCTGACCGGCCGCTGTACCGGCGATACCTGCAATTCGTCTGCGCCGGAGCGATTTACATCATGA
- a CDS encoding DUF4956 domain-containing protein, whose translation MEFLEIPLYDDDLIKLLVRFGINLFFLTLVVYFAIYPTQRQREFAFTAVMLNVTVFFICFTLKKLEIDIGMALGLFAIFGVLRYRTDTICTKEMTYLFIVIGLAVINSLSNKKTSYVELATVNMFIFAGAMLKEWMVGRGQTEAVPKKNGEGKNGNGSSGKAAKYTIEYDKPEWLGESMREPLLDDLRARTGMPITRVQVKSIDLQQNKATLQVWCDA comes from the coding sequence ATGGAATTTCTTGAAATCCCGCTTTACGACGACGACCTGATCAAGCTGCTGGTGCGGTTTGGGATCAATCTGTTCTTCCTCACCTTGGTCGTCTACTTCGCGATCTATCCGACGCAGCGGCAGCGAGAGTTTGCATTCACAGCGGTGATGCTGAACGTGACCGTGTTCTTCATCTGCTTTACGCTGAAGAAGCTGGAAATCGATATCGGTATGGCCTTGGGCTTGTTCGCCATCTTCGGAGTGCTGCGTTATCGCACCGACACGATCTGCACCAAAGAGATGACGTATCTGTTCATCGTGATCGGGCTGGCGGTGATCAATTCGCTCAGCAACAAGAAGACGAGTTATGTGGAATTGGCGACCGTCAACATGTTTATCTTCGCCGGCGCGATGTTAAAGGAATGGATGGTTGGTCGAGGCCAGACGGAAGCGGTACCCAAGAAGAACGGGGAAGGCAAAAACGGCAACGGTTCATCGGGTAAAGCCGCCAAGTACACGATCGAATACGACAAGCCGGAATGGTTAGGGGAGTCGATGCGGGAGCCGCTGCTGGACGACTTGCGGGCCCGCACCGGGATGCCAATAACGCGAGTACAAGTCAAAAGCATCGACCTGCAGCAGAACAAAGCAACGCTGCAAGTCTGGTGCGACGCCTAA